From a single Methanofollis sp. W23 genomic region:
- a CDS encoding SMC family ATPase produces MLLHRLVLRNFKRYRDEEIRFCDGITGIVGNNGAGKSSLTDAILFALYGVQGGVDAEYVVSSFAGPKDRCEVRLEFAAAGEEYVVQRTFRKTANSTQHKASLFMLGGEKQLAEGVSAVASEVQRVLGMGPSDFRSTVFAAQKDLLALLDERPAARKEWFMKMLGIDYLKEEGQAVLKAELEGVEHEIGRGGGALSVLDEDRVQEALEACRAEVARTGEQVEACHKSLSSLDVEAQEIEAERETLEAAEREVIRLSETEATCRREIDRLRFESTSLEGEIEAVSKNLRDYDALATSEKEYEGIVSTYDEWRGQKHEHDLLVERRASLHAEKAREVERLDALSATLARLDVDAARCRELKPSVRRREEVRGEQEVLKAEEEQHRHLCESLRTAEQHFSGIERRTAALSREVAALRQKDAERSGFEPEVARYDDCRRLKEVLDEAAGHHREALRLREEARSVRNECAAQEDVIRGLRRDAEGLGDPVAALEEAERKRATLASSLVATKAGREAAANRAVSAREHLQEIEALGPDSLCPTCHQPLRTHYPDLVADLEEEATAAEREVGALDDGIAGIERERAAVEEDIAGIAERCRTLQELQARIAAREESLAEQGHRCDLLTAGYETEEEKIAVLGIGAYDPGRHEEIVRELAFLSELKVRYDRLAGETAAMPEKIEALDALDAEGSVALLAVEVARADCAAHPYDLDRKARLEEEAGRLEVLWQEYLAAGARCEGRQKVEDDYNAVKKELVRLDRTLDDCTAGIEAVGFDSDVYAGLGEEREVAEGRHRRYLALAGEAARLPDLQRRRSALASEIHAAEEHLTEALAARGALNFDPDRLAGVRARARSIAEKTQAQREEVSRFKTEMVHLKEREEELKKKLQQVGEIRREIESLEEEEENLKLTRSLLSEYTAYLLGVVRGRLEGVVGEVLGEITDGRYDTVTFDDDFTLMVNDMGADYPAARFSGGEQDDIAIALRIALSRYLAAMRGMGDPAVLIFDEIFGSQDEGRRANLIRALRTQEAHFPQIFLISHIGEVHEEFETTLRVEPGPGPESHIEEVSW; encoded by the coding sequence ATGCTGCTGCATAGACTGGTCCTCCGTAACTTCAAGCGCTACCGCGACGAGGAGATCAGGTTCTGCGACGGGATCACCGGGATCGTCGGGAACAATGGGGCCGGGAAGAGTTCTCTCACCGACGCCATCCTCTTTGCGCTGTATGGGGTCCAGGGAGGGGTGGACGCCGAGTATGTTGTCTCCTCCTTTGCCGGTCCCAAGGACCGCTGCGAAGTGCGCCTCGAATTTGCGGCCGCTGGCGAGGAGTATGTCGTCCAGCGGACCTTCAGGAAAACAGCCAACTCGACGCAGCACAAGGCCTCGCTCTTCATGCTCGGCGGCGAGAAGCAGTTGGCCGAGGGGGTGAGTGCCGTCGCTTCTGAAGTGCAGCGGGTTCTTGGCATGGGTCCTTCAGACTTCAGGAGCACGGTCTTTGCCGCGCAGAAAGACCTGCTCGCCCTCCTGGACGAGCGCCCGGCAGCGCGGAAGGAATGGTTCATGAAGATGCTCGGGATCGACTATCTCAAGGAGGAGGGGCAGGCGGTCCTGAAGGCAGAACTTGAGGGTGTCGAGCATGAGATCGGGAGGGGGGGCGGCGCCCTCTCGGTCCTTGACGAGGACAGGGTGCAGGAGGCCCTTGAAGCATGCCGGGCCGAGGTGGCCAGGACCGGCGAGCAGGTGGAGGCCTGTCATAAGAGTCTCTCGAGCCTTGACGTCGAGGCACAGGAAATCGAGGCCGAGCGTGAGACTCTGGAGGCCGCTGAGCGGGAGGTCATCAGGCTCTCGGAGACAGAGGCAACATGCAGGAGAGAGATCGACCGCCTGAGGTTCGAATCGACCTCGCTTGAGGGTGAAATCGAGGCGGTCTCGAAGAACCTCCGCGATTACGATGCCCTCGCAACCTCTGAGAAGGAGTATGAAGGGATCGTCTCCACCTATGATGAGTGGAGAGGACAGAAGCATGAGCACGACCTCCTTGTCGAACGGCGTGCGTCTCTCCACGCTGAGAAGGCGCGAGAAGTTGAACGGCTCGATGCTCTCTCGGCCACCCTTGCGCGGCTCGACGTCGACGCCGCACGGTGCCGGGAACTCAAACCCTCGGTCAGGCGGCGTGAGGAAGTGCGAGGAGAACAGGAGGTACTGAAGGCCGAGGAAGAGCAGCACCGTCACCTCTGTGAGAGTCTTCGTACCGCTGAACAGCATTTTTCTGGAATCGAGAGGAGGACAGCCGCTCTCAGTCGGGAGGTGGCGGCGCTCAGGCAGAAGGACGCCGAACGCTCCGGATTTGAGCCAGAGGTTGCGAGGTACGACGACTGTCGTCGTCTCAAGGAGGTGCTTGATGAGGCGGCGGGCCATCACCGCGAGGCTCTCCGCCTCCGTGAGGAGGCCCGCTCGGTGAGGAACGAGTGTGCCGCTCAGGAAGATGTCATCCGGGGGCTTCGGCGCGATGCGGAGGGGCTCGGCGATCCGGTTGCGGCGCTGGAGGAGGCGGAGAGGAAGCGTGCGACCCTCGCCTCGTCCCTGGTCGCCACCAAGGCCGGGCGCGAGGCCGCCGCCAACCGGGCGGTATCGGCAAGAGAGCACCTGCAAGAGATCGAGGCCCTTGGTCCGGACTCGCTCTGCCCCACCTGTCACCAGCCTCTCAGGACACACTATCCTGATCTGGTTGCCGATCTGGAAGAGGAGGCCACTGCGGCTGAGCGAGAGGTCGGTGCACTGGACGACGGGATCGCTGGCATCGAGCGCGAGCGTGCGGCCGTAGAGGAGGATATCGCCGGCATCGCCGAGCGCTGCCGCACTCTCCAGGAACTGCAGGCCAGGATCGCTGCCAGAGAGGAAAGCCTCGCTGAACAGGGTCATAGATGCGATCTCCTTACGGCCGGGTATGAGACTGAGGAGGAGAAGATCGCCGTCCTCGGTATCGGTGCCTACGACCCCGGGCGCCATGAGGAGATCGTCAGGGAACTCGCGTTCCTCTCAGAACTCAAGGTCCGATATGACAGGTTGGCAGGGGAGACGGCGGCCATGCCCGAGAAAATCGAGGCCCTTGACGCCCTTGACGCCGAGGGGAGCGTGGCCCTCCTTGCCGTCGAGGTGGCGCGTGCCGACTGTGCGGCCCACCCCTATGACCTGGACCGCAAGGCCAGGCTCGAAGAAGAAGCAGGGCGGCTTGAGGTGCTCTGGCAGGAGTACCTCGCGGCCGGGGCCAGGTGTGAGGGGCGACAGAAGGTGGAGGACGATTACAACGCGGTGAAGAAGGAACTCGTCCGTCTGGACAGGACTCTTGACGACTGCACCGCCGGGATTGAGGCCGTGGGCTTTGACTCAGACGTCTACGCGGGTCTCGGCGAGGAGAGGGAGGTGGCCGAGGGGCGGCACCGTAGATATCTTGCCCTTGCCGGGGAGGCGGCACGTCTCCCCGACCTGCAGAGACGGAGATCCGCGCTCGCTTCAGAGATCCATGCGGCCGAAGAACACCTCACAGAGGCTCTGGCGGCGAGAGGGGCCCTGAACTTCGACCCCGATCGCCTTGCGGGGGTGCGTGCCCGCGCCCGCAGCATCGCCGAGAAGACTCAGGCGCAGCGGGAAGAGGTGAGCCGCTTCAAGACCGAGATGGTGCATCTCAAGGAGCGCGAGGAAGAACTGAAGAAAAAATTGCAGCAGGTTGGAGAAATCAGAAGAGAGATCGAGAGCCTCGAGGAGGAAGAGGAGAACCTGAAGTTGACCCGTTCTCTCCTCTCGGAGTACACCGCCTATCTTCTCGGCGTCGTGCGCGGGCGCCTGGAGGGGGTCGTCGGCGAGGTACTTGGCGAGATCACCGACGGCCGCTACGACACCGTCACCTTTGACGACGACTTCACCCTCATGGTCAACGACATGGGGGCCGACTATCCGGCCGCACGCTTCTCTGGCGGCGAACAGGACGATATCGCCATCGCCTTGCGCATCGCCCTCTCCAGGTACCTTGCGGCCATGCGCGGGATGGGCGACCCTGCGGTTCTGATCTTTGACGAGATCTTTGGGAGCCAGGACGAGGGGCGGCGGGCCAACCTGATCAGGGCCCTCAGGACGCAGGAAGCCCACTTCCCCCAGATCTTTCTGATCTCCCATATCGGTGAGGTCCACGAGGAGTTCGAGACGACCCTCAGGGTCGAACCTGGCCCTGGTCCAGAGAGTCATATCGAGGAGGTCTCCTGGTGA
- the thiI gene encoding tRNA uracil 4-sulfurtransferase ThiI — translation MGTVLVRFGELFLKSENVRRLYLRKLHHNMDLALTACEVEHEFEVHRDRLLVHGPDPAAIVRVAARTFGLVDAAVCTQIGATIPQMGAAALALAERHLRAGMSFAVRARRQDVEGMTSQQIGAEVGSVIYDAIPGLRVDLSHPDYEVFVEARPYGGLVYDERLPAPGGLPYGTQDRVLSLLSAGIDSPVATWQVMRRGCLVTHLTFDAGRWQGSDVRAAVRRHHAALSTWCMGHPLDLLVADMEPFFEAMTGAADPHYRCLLCKRFMFRVASGVARHEGALAIVTGDNLGQVASQTLANLGVIEAAADLPVLRPLLTYEKNEAVALARRIGTFDEDAGDLSCAAVPKRPATQAKVAKIEGEEAKFGLDELVDEAIAGVRRVRAKNGRIVREDDRA, via the coding sequence ATGGGGACGGTGTTGGTGCGTTTTGGAGAACTCTTTCTTAAGAGCGAGAATGTGCGCAGGCTGTACCTGAGAAAACTTCATCATAATATGGACCTGGCCCTCACCGCCTGTGAGGTTGAGCACGAGTTCGAGGTGCACCGTGACCGTCTCCTGGTCCATGGCCCTGACCCTGCGGCGATCGTACGAGTGGCGGCCCGGACCTTCGGGCTTGTCGACGCCGCGGTCTGCACCCAGATCGGGGCCACCATTCCCCAGATGGGGGCAGCGGCCCTCGCCCTTGCAGAGCGACACCTGCGGGCGGGGATGAGTTTTGCGGTGCGGGCCAGGCGCCAGGATGTCGAGGGGATGACAAGCCAGCAGATCGGGGCCGAGGTCGGGAGCGTGATCTATGATGCGATCCCTGGCCTCAGGGTCGACCTCTCCCATCCTGACTATGAGGTCTTTGTCGAGGCGCGGCCCTATGGGGGACTGGTGTACGACGAGCGCCTCCCCGCGCCTGGCGGGCTCCCATACGGGACGCAGGACCGGGTGCTCTCTCTCCTTTCCGCTGGAATCGACTCGCCGGTGGCGACCTGGCAGGTGATGCGCCGCGGGTGCCTGGTCACCCACCTCACCTTTGATGCCGGACGGTGGCAGGGGTCGGACGTCCGTGCCGCCGTCCGCCGCCACCATGCCGCCCTCTCGACCTGGTGCATGGGCCATCCCCTCGACCTCCTCGTCGCCGACATGGAGCCCTTCTTCGAGGCGATGACCGGGGCCGCCGACCCCCACTACCGCTGCCTCCTCTGCAAACGCTTTATGTTCAGGGTGGCAAGCGGCGTCGCCAGGCATGAGGGGGCTCTCGCCATCGTCACCGGAGACAACCTCGGCCAGGTCGCCTCCCAGACCCTTGCGAACCTGGGCGTGATCGAGGCGGCCGCCGACCTCCCGGTCCTCCGCCCGCTCCTCACCTATGAGAAGAACGAGGCCGTCGCCCTCGCGCGCAGGATCGGAACCTTCGACGAGGACGCTGGCGACCTCTCCTGTGCGGCCGTGCCGAAGCGGCCGGCGACCCAGGCAAAGGTCGCAAAGATCGAGGGGGAAGAGGCGAAGTTCGGTCTCGATGAACTGGTCGACGAGGCCATCGCCGGGGTGAGACGGGTCAGGGCGAAGAACGGGCGGATCGTCAGGGAGGACGACCGGGCCTGA
- a CDS encoding DNA double-strand break repair nuclease NurA, which produces MIPLDRTDLAGVLGYLGTIRPADLPSRFARAGGYDASSFLPCAAGWDGYFSAVDGSNAMVLESGSFSVALVRAVETTFSGARRAHAGETSLRAFRIGPETENPAYHDLYTECFENAPISPLKNEDRSRAAAVFRDTLEYATANRLVSHLDPGDILVLDGALRVDHESLRPVLIRVLREARRRGILVAAVTKMAASTWGGGIPLVPAAAALACDLGVKGPWYLEVPPEVMDVERYQEWHFGDTYVASLHPRAPLAFKVEVPEGTSPHVVETTFAALASYADDGRVTGYPFPLFDAHRLATITQDQVDQVRQALIMGMSEQGMTGNEFQAYFGDIHDRFASYR; this is translated from the coding sequence GTGATCCCCCTTGACAGGACCGACCTTGCCGGGGTGCTGGGATATCTTGGGACGATCCGTCCTGCCGATCTCCCTTCGCGGTTTGCCAGGGCCGGTGGGTATGATGCCTCGTCTTTTCTCCCCTGTGCGGCCGGGTGGGACGGTTACTTCTCGGCGGTGGACGGGAGCAATGCCATGGTCCTTGAGAGCGGCAGTTTCTCTGTCGCCCTTGTCAGGGCGGTCGAGACGACCTTTTCCGGGGCCAGGCGCGCCCATGCCGGGGAGACCTCCCTGCGTGCCTTCAGGATCGGGCCTGAGACCGAGAACCCGGCCTATCACGATCTCTATACCGAATGTTTTGAGAACGCCCCGATCAGTCCCCTTAAAAATGAGGACCGCTCCCGCGCCGCCGCTGTCTTCAGGGACACCCTTGAGTATGCCACTGCGAACCGTCTTGTCTCACACCTCGACCCTGGAGACATTCTTGTGCTGGACGGCGCCCTCAGGGTGGACCACGAGAGCCTCCGCCCGGTCCTCATCAGGGTCCTGAGAGAAGCCAGGCGGCGCGGAATCCTCGTCGCGGCGGTGACCAAGATGGCGGCCTCCACCTGGGGTGGGGGGATCCCCCTTGTCCCTGCGGCCGCGGCCCTTGCCTGTGACCTGGGGGTGAAGGGGCCGTGGTACCTGGAGGTGCCCCCTGAGGTCATGGACGTCGAGCGTTACCAGGAGTGGCATTTTGGTGACACCTATGTCGCTTCCCTCCACCCCAGGGCCCCCCTGGCCTTCAAGGTGGAGGTGCCTGAAGGCACCTCGCCCCACGTCGTCGAGACCACCTTCGCCGCCCTCGCCTCCTATGCCGACGACGGCCGGGTCACCGGTTACCCCTTCCCCCTCTTCGACGCCCACCGCCTTGCGACGATCACACAGGACCAGGTCGACCAGGTACGGCAGGCCCTGATCATGGGGATGAGCGAGCAGGGCATGACAGGGAACGAATTCCAGGCATATTTTGGTGATATCCATGACAGATTTGCATCCTATCGATGA
- the larE gene encoding ATP-dependent sacrificial sulfur transferase LarE: protein MLPDCLLTYLRAHAPLVVALSGGTDSAVLLAVAVTAGVKVAAVTVDTGLVPAEEVEVAARTARACGVRHETLSVEMCAQEAVRENTPERCYVCKRTMMERVIEWARAHGYQYVADGTHADDVPEGRPGMRALAELGVFSPFAACGIGRDEIRRLADILGVEVRPSSSCMATRIPEGATVTAGAMRRAYEAEELLRRAGIPGRVRVRVSGRSARVEVPEGYRGQVRSLVPDIKTVGFDEVEVV, encoded by the coding sequence ATGCTTCCTGACTGTCTCCTGACCTACCTGAGGGCGCACGCCCCACTCGTCGTCGCGCTCTCTGGCGGGACCGACAGCGCCGTCCTTCTGGCCGTCGCGGTGACGGCCGGGGTGAAGGTGGCGGCGGTGACCGTGGATACCGGACTTGTCCCTGCTGAGGAGGTTGAGGTGGCGGCGCGGACCGCCCGGGCGTGTGGGGTGAGGCACGAGACGCTCTCTGTCGAGATGTGTGCGCAGGAGGCGGTGCGCGAGAACACTCCTGAGCGCTGTTATGTCTGTAAGAGGACGATGATGGAGCGGGTCATCGAGTGGGCAAGGGCGCATGGCTACCAGTATGTCGCGGACGGCACCCATGCCGATGACGTTCCCGAAGGGAGGCCAGGGATGCGGGCCCTTGCCGAACTCGGGGTGTTCAGTCCGTTTGCGGCCTGCGGGATTGGACGGGACGAGATCCGTCGGCTCGCGGATATATTAGGGGTCGAGGTGCGTCCTTCCTCCTCGTGCATGGCCACGCGCATCCCTGAGGGGGCCACCGTCACTGCCGGGGCGATGCGCCGGGCGTATGAGGCTGAGGAACTCCTGCGACGCGCCGGGATCCCTGGCAGGGTCAGGGTGCGGGTTTCCGGGCGGTCGGCACGAGTCGAGGTGCCTGAAGGATACAGGGGACAGGTGCGGTCGCTCGTGCCGGACATAAAGACGGTTGGGTTTGACGAGGTTGAGGTGGTCTGA
- the pscS gene encoding O-phospho-L-seryl-tRNA:Cys-tRNA synthase, producing the protein MRCTSKIELRDVEEMYINIDPIQAGGRLTADAMKAVIAYGDGYSVCDNCRKPFRLDYIKKPPIADFHQDLAEFVGMDAARVVPGARRGFQAVAGTYVQKGDPVMLTGLSHYTEFIAVENAGGVPLEIPKNEANIITADAAEARIEEAEKTFGRPPVLLFIDQVDYQYGNLHEVKEIARVAHSHDIPVLVNGAYTVGIMPVDGKALGADFVVGSGHKSMAAPAPSGVLATTSERAEEVFRTTKIKGDVTGRTFGIKEVEMMGCTLMGVTLMGMMASFPHVQERVQHWDEHLENSRLVVDALRSIEGTEVRSELPRRHTLTRVDTTGSFDRVAETHKKRGFFLSSALKKKGIMGVIPGATKVWKFNTYGITRAQAEYVAQAYTEIAEEHGLSVVSP; encoded by the coding sequence GTGAGGTGCACCTCCAAGATCGAACTGCGTGATGTCGAGGAGATGTACATCAACATCGACCCCATCCAGGCCGGGGGACGCTTGACCGCCGACGCGATGAAGGCGGTCATCGCCTATGGCGATGGCTACTCGGTCTGCGACAACTGCAGGAAACCCTTCAGGCTCGACTACATCAAAAAACCGCCGATCGCCGATTTCCACCAGGACCTCGCAGAGTTTGTCGGGATGGACGCGGCGCGGGTGGTGCCCGGGGCCCGCCGCGGTTTCCAGGCAGTCGCAGGGACGTACGTCCAGAAGGGCGATCCCGTGATGCTCACCGGACTCTCCCACTACACCGAGTTCATCGCCGTCGAGAATGCCGGCGGGGTGCCGCTGGAGATCCCGAAGAACGAGGCAAATATCATCACGGCCGACGCGGCGGAGGCCAGGATCGAGGAGGCGGAGAAGACCTTCGGGCGCCCGCCTGTCCTGCTCTTTATCGACCAGGTCGACTACCAGTACGGCAACCTCCATGAGGTCAAAGAGATCGCCCGCGTCGCCCACAGCCACGACATCCCGGTCCTGGTCAACGGGGCCTATACCGTCGGGATCATGCCGGTGGACGGGAAGGCTCTGGGCGCCGACTTCGTCGTCGGCTCTGGCCACAAGAGCATGGCCGCCCCGGCCCCGTCCGGCGTCCTGGCGACGACCTCTGAGCGTGCTGAGGAGGTCTTTCGGACCACCAAGATCAAGGGCGACGTCACCGGCCGGACCTTCGGGATCAAGGAGGTAGAGATGATGGGGTGCACCCTGATGGGCGTCACCCTCATGGGGATGATGGCCTCGTTCCCGCACGTGCAGGAGCGGGTGCAGCACTGGGACGAGCACCTCGAAAACAGCCGTCTCGTCGTCGACGCTCTCAGGTCCATCGAGGGGACCGAGGTCAGGTCTGAGCTGCCGCGCCGCCACACCCTGACCAGGGTCGACACCACCGGATCCTTTGACAGGGTCGCCGAGACCCACAAAAAACGCGGCTTCTTCCTCTCCTCGGCCCTGAAGAAGAAGGGGATCATGGGCGTGATCCCTGGGGCGACGAAGGTCTGGAAGTTCAACACCTACGGGATCACCCGTGCCCAGGCCGAGTATGTCGCACAGGCCTATACCGAGATCGCCGAGGAGCACGGCCTCTCGGTCGTCTCGCCGTAA
- a CDS encoding DUF2150 family protein: MKLFYIFYSEERWNNWLGTLRESDFEGDPESEEMPEGFQVLKSFVEDITISVLKIVKLHQNGRFTQEETLEKLEGVETIVMQPLAEDDEVAEIVDGVQLSLITLFAACKTFLAGEFEGETKELVKEGRKVAAEDPEAALEIAATIGAQVIDGGKWSKTYLKSKAEPTIFDEWLAEIETMVEAVKSLKKFDEVPGETA; the protein is encoded by the coding sequence ATGAAGTTATTCTATATTTTCTACAGTGAAGAACGCTGGAATAACTGGCTTGGAACGCTCAGGGAATCCGACTTCGAAGGAGACCCAGAATCTGAGGAGATGCCTGAGGGGTTCCAGGTCCTCAAGAGTTTTGTCGAGGACATCACCATCTCGGTGCTCAAGATCGTCAAACTCCACCAGAACGGCCGGTTCACCCAGGAGGAAACGCTCGAAAAACTGGAAGGCGTCGAGACCATCGTGATGCAGCCGCTCGCTGAAGACGACGAAGTTGCCGAGATCGTCGATGGCGTGCAGCTCTCCCTGATCACGCTCTTCGCCGCGTGCAAGACCTTCCTTGCAGGAGAGTTCGAGGGCGAGACGAAAGAACTGGTGAAAGAAGGACGGAAAGTGGCCGCAGAAGACCCCGAGGCGGCGCTCGAGATCGCCGCCACGATCGGGGCTCAGGTCATCGACGGCGGGAAGTGGAGCAAGACCTATCTGAAGAGCAAGGCCGAACCGACGATCTTTGACGAGTGGCTTGCCGAGATCGAGACGATGGTCGAGGCGGTGAAGTCGCTCAAAAAGTTCGACGAAGTGCCTGGAGAAACGGCGTGA
- a CDS encoding DNA repair exonuclease, with protein MKCVHIADTHLGLAAFHKIDPDTGMNLRERLVYENFLAAVDVIIRERPDAVVHAGDLFHQVRPKTRAYTTALEGLDRLAEAGIPLVVIAGNHSMAKTRYTQSPFAVLEYHGAEVHAAYRYQYETVELGDTLFHLIPNMLEAGDYRRAFDEIALSSSGPNVMVTHGLASMVADKKLHTIAEHEIDSTMISDAFEYIALGHYHGQLLVGANAWYSGSIEYCTYGELRDQKGGLVVDTQSGEVRHLDLPHTPMYDLGTIEGAGLSAREVVDAVAARVEKVEEARAMCQVTIAGVERETLHAAARIGPGECAGHLLDLKIRAECAEEDRPRLGADDLSGVDYVAEFGRFLADKHLPGSKHDYALKKGQEVLKRVIREHAEGDDAAA; from the coding sequence ATGAAATGCGTTCATATCGCCGATACACACCTTGGCCTTGCGGCCTTCCATAAGATCGACCCTGATACCGGGATGAACCTCCGGGAACGTTTGGTCTATGAGAATTTTCTGGCGGCCGTCGACGTGATCATACGCGAGCGTCCTGACGCCGTGGTGCATGCCGGCGACCTCTTCCACCAGGTGAGGCCAAAGACCAGGGCCTACACCACCGCTCTGGAGGGACTCGACCGCCTGGCCGAGGCCGGGATCCCGCTGGTCGTCATCGCCGGCAACCACTCGATGGCCAAGACGCGGTATACCCAGTCCCCTTTTGCGGTCCTTGAATATCACGGCGCCGAGGTGCACGCCGCGTACAGATATCAATATGAGACGGTGGAACTGGGCGACACCCTCTTCCATCTCATTCCAAACATGCTTGAGGCCGGCGACTACCGCCGGGCCTTCGACGAGATTGCGCTCTCCTCATCTGGCCCGAATGTCATGGTCACCCACGGGCTGGCAAGCATGGTCGCGGATAAGAAACTCCACACCATCGCCGAGCATGAGATCGACAGCACCATGATCTCAGACGCCTTCGAGTACATCGCCCTTGGTCACTACCATGGGCAACTCTTGGTCGGGGCAAATGCCTGGTACAGCGGTTCCATCGAGTACTGCACCTATGGAGAACTGCGAGACCAGAAAGGGGGACTGGTGGTCGATACGCAGAGTGGGGAGGTCAGGCATCTCGACCTCCCGCACACCCCTATGTACGACCTTGGGACCATCGAGGGCGCCGGGCTCTCTGCCCGCGAAGTCGTCGATGCCGTGGCCGCGAGGGTGGAGAAGGTCGAAGAGGCGCGCGCGATGTGCCAGGTCACGATCGCCGGCGTGGAGCGGGAGACCCTCCACGCCGCCGCCAGAATCGGCCCTGGCGAGTGTGCCGGGCACCTCCTTGACCTGAAGATCAGGGCCGAGTGTGCTGAGGAGGACCGGCCCCGCCTCGGCGCCGACGACCTCTCAGGGGTCGATTATGTCGCGGAGTTCGGGAGATTTCTTGCAGATAAACATCTTCCCGGATCGAAACACGACTATGCCCTCAAAAAGGGGCAGGAGGTGCTGAAGCGGGTGATCAGGGAGCACGCGGAGGGCGACGATGCTGCTGCATAG
- a CDS encoding DUF5814 domain-containing protein, with protein sequence MIAEKARFRSSRKIERVIKVRVPDRVFNSAFLEVIPLAMTTRSLDHHIREQLLNIHRDFLACKCKDNPNCGCPERKFAKTILEYRETGLDHRQISETILEEYGIEVFPADILGFLEESVHALEVVREVARIEGKKDLAKKTEDHIRAVER encoded by the coding sequence GTGATCGCAGAAAAGGCGAGGTTCCGTTCGTCCAGAAAGATCGAGCGGGTGATCAAGGTCAGGGTCCCTGACCGCGTCTTCAACTCGGCGTTTCTTGAGGTGATCCCCCTGGCGATGACCACCCGGTCCCTTGACCACCATATCAGGGAACAACTCCTCAACATTCACCGAGACTTCCTCGCCTGCAAATGCAAAGACAACCCCAACTGCGGGTGTCCAGAACGAAAATTTGCGAAGACGATCCTTGAATACCGCGAGACCGGGCTCGACCACCGCCAGATCAGCGAGACAATCCTGGAAGAATACGGGATCGAGGTCTTCCCGGCAGATATCCTGGGTTTTCTGGAGGAGTCGGTCCATGCCCTTGAGGTGGTGCGCGAGGTCGCACGGATCGAGGGGAAAAAAGACCTGGCCAAGAAGACCGAAGACCATATCAGGGCCGTGGAGCGGTAG
- a CDS encoding NifB/NifX family molybdenum-iron cluster-binding protein produces the protein MEIVVATDGAGGLDAVAATDFGRGETFTFVTAAEGEISAVRVVENAGHRVAEGAGIVAAEQVAREGVEVAAAGHFGPHAQEILGEEGVVIALVPKVTVREAVERVLARLDDE, from the coding sequence ATGGAAATCGTTGTCGCAACTGACGGGGCTGGAGGGCTTGATGCCGTCGCTGCCACCGACTTTGGCCGGGGCGAGACCTTCACCTTTGTCACGGCCGCGGAGGGGGAGATCAGCGCAGTCAGGGTCGTCGAGAATGCCGGACACCGGGTCGCGGAGGGGGCGGGAATCGTCGCGGCCGAGCAGGTGGCCAGAGAAGGGGTCGAAGTGGCGGCCGCCGGGCACTTTGGCCCTCATGCCCAGGAGATCCTGGGTGAGGAAGGGGTCGTGATCGCCCTCGTCCCGAAAGTGACGGTGCGCGAGGCGGTCGAGCGTGTCCTGGCCCGTCTGGACGACGAGTGA